Proteins encoded within one genomic window of Tunturibacter gelidoferens:
- a CDS encoding DUF5666 domain-containing protein has translation MKKVLATLFTIVLMVSSAYAHNGMEHVMGTVASVTDNSITVTTKDGKSQTIATTADTKYTRMDKVIAMKDIKAGDQIVIHATKKGDQLTAAEVKVGAMKMNGMSGDMGGMKMDHDNGTTPPK, from the coding sequence ATGAAAAAGGTACTCGCAACTCTCTTCACGATCGTGCTCATGGTAAGCAGCGCCTACGCGCACAATGGCATGGAACATGTCATGGGAACCGTTGCAAGCGTCACTGACAACTCAATCACGGTGACCACTAAGGACGGAAAGTCGCAGACCATAGCTACGACAGCCGATACAAAGTACACCAGGATGGACAAGGTGATCGCCATGAAAGACATCAAAGCTGGCGACCAAATCGTCATTCACGCCACGAAGAAGGGGGATCAACTCACCGCCGCTGAAGTAAAGGTGGGAGCAATGAAGATGAACGGCATGTCGGGTGATATGGGCGGCATGAAGATGGATCACGACAACGGAACGACTCCTCCGAAATAA
- a CDS encoding RNA polymerase sigma factor, producing the protein MTTDEVKGMPEQSTDSLERITTQHAKFLGFLSARVEDKAAAEDILQSAYLKAMEHSSEIREAESSVAWFYRILRNAITDHYRRGGARSRAYEAFTVEAPMSYEPELTNTVCACIGDVIHDLKNEYRTAIEQVDLRGVTVQAFAQSQQVSANNASVRLHRARKAVAKMLTTVCGACAEHKCLDCTCRRSQL; encoded by the coding sequence ATGACTACCGATGAAGTGAAAGGAATGCCGGAACAATCAACCGATTCGTTGGAGCGCATTACAACGCAACACGCAAAGTTTCTAGGCTTCCTATCTGCGCGCGTAGAAGATAAGGCGGCTGCTGAAGACATCCTGCAGTCGGCGTACCTGAAGGCCATGGAACATAGCTCCGAAATCCGCGAAGCTGAGAGCTCAGTCGCGTGGTTCTATCGCATTCTTCGCAATGCGATCACAGATCACTACCGGAGAGGCGGGGCACGTTCCAGAGCTTATGAAGCTTTCACCGTGGAAGCGCCTATGAGTTATGAGCCGGAGCTTACAAATACGGTTTGTGCCTGTATAGGAGATGTGATTCACGATCTCAAAAACGAATACCGCACCGCGATTGAACAAGTTGACCTCCGTGGTGTCACCGTACAGGCCTTTGCACAGTCTCAGCAGGTTTCTGCCAACAATGCTTCGGTACGCCTGCACCGAGCGAGGAAAGCCGTCGCAAAGATGCTGACAACGGTGTGCGGTGCCTGTGCCGAGCACAAATGTCTCGATTGCACTTGTCGTCGAAGCCAACTGTAA
- a CDS encoding YHS domain-containing protein, with protein MEVDPASAATAEHKGTKFYFCCQGCAMKFRAEPDNFHSRQEAPLCKC; from the coding sequence ATGGAGGTTGATCCTGCCAGCGCAGCAACCGCGGAGCACAAGGGAACGAAGTTTTATTTCTGCTGCCAAGGCTGCGCGATGAAGTTTCGAGCTGAACCAGACAACTTCCACAGCAGGCAGGAGGCCCCCCTATGCAAGTGCTAG
- a CDS encoding copper-transporting P-type ATPase has product MHPDVQRPGPGNCPKCGMALEPATATAPAPRTEYTCPMHPQIVRDRPGNCPICGMALEPRDVVANETNPELVDMTRRFWISVALTLPLLAVMVSDILPGHPLQHLLAGRLLGWLEFAIATPVVLWAGWPFFERGWESVVHRSPNMFTLIAIGAGSAYLYSVVAVVAPGIFPATFRDMSGNLGLYFEAAAVITVLVLLGQVLELKARSQTSSAIKALLGLAPKTARRISADGKEADVALSEIQVGDLIRVRPGEKVPTDGSVTEGRSSVDESMVSGEPIPVEKIVDAKVVGGTINATGSFVMKAERVGADTLLAQIVKMVSEAQRTRAPIQRLADTVASYFVPAVLVSSAITFAVWAIFGPQPHYAHAIVNAVAVLIIACPCALGLATPMSIMVGTGRGAGEGILIRNAEALEIFEKVDTLVVDKTGTLTEGKPRLTAVIPSEGFDENQLLQSVASLEKASEHPLAAAIIAGAKEKNIELIAVADFQSITGKGVNGTLLGKRLSIGNASLMQDLGAKVESLKERAEGLQKEGQTVMFIASDGHFAGLVAVADPIKDSARDAIRELKESGIKVIMVTGDNHTTAAAVAQKLGIDFEADVLPDKKAEVVKKLQSQGATVAMAGDGVNDAPALAQAQVGIAMGTGTDVAMETGGITLVKGDLRGIVKARRLSQRTMSNIRQNLFFAFIYNALGVPLAAGVLYPVFHLLLNPMIAAAAMSFSSVSVIANALRLRSIKL; this is encoded by the coding sequence ATGCACCCCGACGTGCAGCGACCCGGTCCGGGCAATTGCCCGAAGTGTGGCATGGCCCTCGAACCTGCAACGGCGACCGCTCCAGCCCCGCGCACAGAATATACCTGTCCCATGCACCCGCAAATTGTTCGAGATCGGCCGGGCAACTGCCCCATTTGTGGAATGGCCCTCGAACCCCGCGACGTAGTGGCCAATGAGACCAACCCCGAACTGGTCGATATGACCAGACGCTTCTGGATAAGCGTCGCCCTTACACTGCCGCTGCTCGCCGTCATGGTTTCAGATATCTTGCCCGGTCATCCGCTTCAGCATCTTCTGGCCGGGCGCCTGCTGGGATGGCTTGAGTTCGCGATTGCGACCCCAGTGGTCCTATGGGCAGGCTGGCCATTCTTCGAGCGAGGCTGGGAGTCCGTCGTTCACCGAAGCCCGAATATGTTTACGTTGATCGCGATTGGCGCTGGTTCGGCCTACCTCTACAGTGTCGTCGCTGTCGTTGCGCCCGGCATCTTCCCTGCCACCTTCCGCGATATGTCCGGCAACCTCGGACTGTACTTTGAAGCGGCGGCGGTCATCACCGTGCTTGTTCTGCTCGGTCAAGTATTGGAGTTGAAAGCCCGCAGCCAGACAAGCAGTGCCATCAAGGCCCTCCTCGGACTTGCTCCGAAGACAGCGCGCCGGATCTCGGCAGATGGAAAAGAAGCCGATGTCGCTTTGAGTGAGATTCAGGTTGGAGACCTCATCCGGGTTCGCCCTGGCGAAAAGGTGCCGACAGACGGTTCTGTGACAGAAGGACGCAGTTCCGTCGACGAGTCGATGGTAAGCGGCGAACCAATCCCAGTCGAGAAAATTGTCGATGCAAAGGTGGTCGGCGGAACCATCAACGCGACCGGCAGCTTCGTAATGAAAGCAGAGCGAGTCGGAGCCGATACGCTTCTGGCGCAGATCGTAAAAATGGTGAGCGAAGCGCAGAGGACGCGAGCACCGATTCAGCGACTTGCGGATACTGTCGCTTCTTATTTCGTTCCCGCAGTTCTGGTCTCTTCGGCGATCACGTTTGCGGTGTGGGCTATCTTTGGCCCTCAACCACACTACGCGCATGCCATCGTGAATGCGGTCGCTGTGCTTATCATCGCCTGTCCATGCGCCCTAGGACTCGCAACGCCGATGTCCATCATGGTCGGCACGGGCCGTGGTGCGGGGGAGGGCATTCTCATCCGCAACGCGGAGGCTCTTGAGATTTTTGAAAAGGTAGACACCCTCGTCGTCGACAAGACCGGCACTCTGACCGAAGGCAAGCCGCGCCTCACAGCGGTCATTCCGTCCGAAGGGTTCGACGAGAATCAACTTCTGCAGTCGGTAGCCAGCCTAGAGAAAGCAAGCGAACATCCACTTGCGGCTGCCATCATCGCCGGAGCCAAAGAAAAGAACATCGAATTGATCGCGGTCGCAGACTTTCAATCGATTACGGGTAAGGGCGTCAATGGAACCTTGCTGGGTAAGCGCCTCAGTATAGGCAATGCTTCTCTCATGCAGGACCTCGGCGCGAAGGTGGAATCTTTGAAGGAACGGGCAGAGGGCCTCCAAAAGGAAGGCCAGACGGTCATGTTTATCGCATCCGACGGACACTTTGCCGGACTTGTCGCGGTCGCTGACCCTATCAAAGACTCTGCGCGAGATGCGATCAGGGAACTCAAAGAGTCTGGTATTAAGGTCATCATGGTTACAGGTGACAACCACACGACTGCTGCCGCCGTCGCCCAAAAGTTGGGGATCGACTTTGAGGCTGATGTCCTGCCTGATAAGAAGGCCGAGGTGGTGAAGAAGCTCCAGTCCCAAGGGGCTACTGTGGCGATGGCTGGAGACGGAGTGAATGATGCCCCGGCGCTGGCACAGGCCCAGGTAGGAATTGCCATGGGGACGGGAACAGATGTGGCGATGGAAACCGGCGGAATCACACTGGTCAAGGGCGACCTGCGCGGAATCGTCAAGGCACGTCGGTTGAGCCAGCGCACCATGAGCAACATCCGCCAGAATCTGTTTTTTGCCTTCATCTACAACGCACTCGGGGTGCCGCTCGCAGCTGGAGTTTTGTATCCGGTGTTTCACTTGCTGCTGAACCCGATGATCGCGGCGGCGGCGATGAGCTTCAGCTCGGTTTCCGTAATCGCCAATGCACTCAGACTACGAAGCATCAAACTATGA
- a CDS encoding AraC family ligand binding domain-containing protein yields the protein MGSDSFVDNKLLCGVTHDLKEELFHFSHYKPWQSGLYSKLLVKADDLRVLLIALNTRTEMKAHHTDGTTTIHVLQGVLSLRVHDKQQQLLVGQILTLAPGISHDIEAREDSALLLTISWPSSETL from the coding sequence ATGGGATCCGATAGTTTTGTTGATAACAAACTTCTTTGCGGCGTCACGCACGATCTAAAGGAAGAGCTCTTCCATTTCTCGCACTACAAGCCTTGGCAGTCGGGCTTATATTCCAAGCTCCTCGTCAAAGCAGACGATCTTCGCGTCCTTCTTATCGCTCTGAACACCAGGACGGAGATGAAGGCACATCACACGGATGGGACGACCACAATCCATGTTCTGCAGGGTGTTCTGAGCTTGCGCGTACACGACAAACAGCAGCAGCTGCTCGTTGGACAAATACTTACGCTCGCACCTGGGATCTCGCACGACATCGAAGCCCGCGAAGACTCCGCTTTGCTGTTGACGATCTCGTGGCCAAGCAGCGAAACACTATGA
- a CDS encoding TolC family protein — protein sequence MNVVSLLTSTLVLATALSAPGQTPVVSAPTPLSQLLAEAKANNPQISAADHGVRAARQMAPQVTTLPDPKFTYQQLSVGSPKPFAGYTNSDFAYIGVGASQELPYPGKLQARGAVAERSADTKQAEVEVTKTSIADAVKADYLQLAYLQQTLGILRQNEAVLDQLIQDATAHYQVGQGMQQDVLQAQVNRTKIVKEITMNHQQMEQMQAHLKGLLSRDQASPDIVTEDLIESPLKRSSAELLAMVRQSNPQIQVDASSVRKQDAQLASAKREGKPDFELGYMYQNTDRKYRDYYVFTFDVRFPRKTRVNAEIAEATERRSESQQTLNAHLQQQLAEVQEGYVKATSDEELLKEYREGLVPQSDAAYRATLNAYASNREQFIHVLSYFTDLLSLKLEYAQTLVDHEAALAHLETLTGATLR from the coding sequence ATGAACGTGGTCTCTTTGTTGACCTCCACGCTTGTGCTGGCCACTGCATTGTCTGCCCCTGGGCAGACGCCGGTGGTAAGCGCGCCCACGCCCCTGTCCCAGCTTCTCGCTGAGGCTAAGGCAAACAACCCACAAATCTCCGCAGCCGATCACGGCGTACGAGCGGCCCGGCAAATGGCACCGCAGGTGACTACATTGCCGGACCCGAAATTTACCTACCAGCAGTTGAGTGTGGGAAGTCCGAAGCCGTTCGCGGGATACACCAACAGCGACTTTGCTTATATCGGCGTTGGAGCATCACAGGAATTGCCCTATCCAGGAAAGTTGCAGGCGCGCGGGGCGGTAGCCGAGCGCAGCGCCGACACGAAGCAAGCCGAGGTTGAAGTCACGAAAACCAGCATCGCCGATGCGGTAAAGGCCGACTATCTCCAACTGGCCTATCTGCAACAGACTCTCGGAATCCTGCGGCAAAATGAGGCCGTGCTTGACCAGCTCATTCAGGATGCAACGGCGCACTATCAGGTCGGACAGGGGATGCAGCAGGATGTCCTGCAGGCCCAGGTGAATCGAACCAAGATCGTGAAAGAGATCACGATGAACCATCAACAGATGGAGCAGATGCAGGCACACCTCAAAGGTTTGCTCAGTCGGGACCAAGCGTCGCCGGACATTGTTACGGAAGATTTGATCGAAAGCCCGCTGAAGCGCTCCTCCGCCGAACTTCTTGCAATGGTCCGGCAAAGCAACCCTCAGATCCAGGTCGATGCGAGTTCCGTTCGCAAGCAGGATGCGCAATTAGCGTCTGCGAAACGCGAAGGGAAACCGGACTTTGAACTTGGTTATATGTACCAGAACACCGATCGCAAGTATCGGGACTACTACGTGTTCACCTTCGATGTGCGCTTTCCTCGCAAGACGCGGGTGAATGCGGAGATCGCAGAGGCCACGGAGAGGCGCTCCGAATCACAACAGACCCTCAATGCGCATCTGCAACAGCAACTCGCCGAGGTGCAGGAAGGGTATGTAAAAGCAACCAGCGATGAAGAGTTGTTGAAGGAATATCGGGAAGGGCTGGTCCCACAATCGGATGCAGCGTATCGGGCGACACTGAACGCCTATGCCTCCAATCGTGAGCAGTTCATTCATGTCCTCTCATACTTCACCGACCTTTTGAGTCTGAAACTCGAATATGCGCAGACCCTCGTGGATCACGAAGCTGCTTTGGCCCATCTCGAAACTCTGACTGGAGCGACCCTGCGATGA
- a CDS encoding efflux RND transporter periplasmic adaptor subunit, with product MNKYIWRTSLVWIIVLAAIAGIWAYRTHAIKLPTATKTPMSGEMQPVASGPPAGANEPKPSMPDTKMDAQLVPIQLTPERMQSIGVQTGTVEYKQLSDDIRATGTVDINERLLSYVQVRFAGYIRKVFANATYQYVRKGEPLFTIYSPDLVATQQEYLLARQNQKTMSGSTIDGVADGAATLSTAAEQRLKQWDIPDSEIAKLKETGKPVTDLTINSPVEGYITERSALPNMYAEPSTKLYTVADLSRVWVYAQVFQDDVGRIKPGDTAQITVDSYPGRTFSGQIEDILPQVDMATRTVRVRLVMANPGLKLKPGMFVNVDLKTSLGRQLVVPASAVFQSGTRQLVFLDHGNGSLEPKEITVGPRVGDDFVVLKGLKAHESIVTSASFLIDSESQLQAAAGSFVPPPPGAGGNAPSANAPSAAQANLDFTTDPNPPQKGSNVFRVKLTSADGTPTTAADVTVTFYMAGMPAMGMAAMTTKTKLNDKGNGMYEGSGSLGSGGTYQVTISAQKNGQVIATKQLRVNATGGM from the coding sequence ATGAACAAATATATCTGGAGGACTTCACTCGTTTGGATCATCGTCCTGGCAGCGATCGCAGGGATATGGGCCTACCGCACTCACGCCATCAAGCTGCCAACGGCAACGAAGACGCCGATGTCAGGGGAAATGCAGCCTGTAGCCTCTGGTCCTCCTGCTGGTGCGAATGAGCCAAAACCATCGATGCCAGATACGAAGATGGATGCTCAGCTCGTTCCGATACAACTCACACCCGAGAGAATGCAGAGCATCGGTGTGCAGACTGGCACAGTTGAATACAAACAACTGAGCGATGACATACGCGCGACTGGCACGGTTGACATCAACGAACGTCTTCTTTCTTACGTGCAGGTGCGCTTTGCGGGCTATATCCGCAAAGTCTTTGCCAATGCCACGTATCAATATGTGAGAAAAGGCGAGCCACTCTTCACCATCTACAGCCCTGACCTCGTGGCGACACAACAAGAGTATCTGCTCGCGCGGCAGAACCAGAAGACCATGAGCGGAAGCACAATCGATGGGGTTGCCGATGGTGCGGCCACTCTTTCGACCGCAGCGGAACAGCGATTAAAGCAGTGGGATATACCTGACAGTGAAATCGCAAAGCTGAAGGAAACTGGCAAACCGGTTACCGACCTTACCATCAACTCACCGGTTGAGGGATACATTACGGAGCGAAGTGCTCTGCCCAATATGTATGCCGAACCTTCGACCAAGCTCTATACCGTTGCGGATCTGTCGCGTGTGTGGGTGTATGCCCAAGTTTTCCAGGACGATGTGGGCCGAATCAAACCTGGCGATACGGCGCAGATTACCGTCGACTCTTATCCGGGCCGCACGTTCTCCGGTCAAATCGAAGACATTCTGCCTCAAGTAGATATGGCGACGCGCACAGTTCGTGTGCGTCTGGTGATGGCGAATCCTGGACTCAAACTGAAACCGGGTATGTTTGTGAACGTCGACCTCAAAACCAGTCTGGGGCGTCAGCTCGTTGTGCCGGCTTCGGCGGTCTTCCAATCCGGCACACGGCAATTGGTGTTCCTCGATCACGGCAACGGCAGTCTTGAGCCAAAAGAGATCACTGTTGGTCCCCGCGTCGGCGATGATTTCGTCGTTCTGAAGGGGTTGAAAGCACACGAATCCATCGTGACATCAGCCAGCTTCCTCATTGATTCAGAAAGCCAGTTGCAGGCTGCGGCAGGTTCCTTCGTACCACCTCCACCGGGTGCCGGGGGCAACGCTCCATCAGCGAATGCGCCCTCTGCGGCACAGGCGAATCTCGATTTCACTACTGATCCCAATCCGCCGCAAAAGGGCAGCAATGTCTTTCGGGTGAAGCTCACCAGTGCAGATGGAACTCCTACAACCGCGGCTGATGTTACGGTCACGTTTTATATGGCTGGTATGCCGGCGATGGGGATGGCGGCAATGACCACGAAGACCAAGCTTAACGACAAAGGCAATGGCATGTATGAAGGAAGCGGTTCGCTAGGCTCCGGGGGCACATATCAAGTCACCATCTCCGCTCAGAAGAACGGTCAAGTGATCGCTACGAAGCAGTTACGCGTGAACGCAACAGGAGGCATGTAA
- a CDS encoding efflux RND transporter permease subunit has product MLSRIIDVCARNRFLVFTAVLLLTLAGIWSLQHVPLDALPDISDVQVIVHTGWAGEPPDVIEDQVTYPIVTSLLAAPHVKAVRAQTMLGDSYVYVVFEDGTDLYWARSRVIEYLQQISGRLPENVHPSIGPDATGAGWVYEYAIVDKSGKHSLADLRSLQDWHLRYALETVPGVAEVASIGGFVRQYQVQLDPNKLRAYGIPLSTVIDKVKMSTNEVGGRVLNLSGADYMIRGLGYLRSLDDLASVAVGSKNGTPVLMRDLGTVTFGPDIREGVAEWNGDGETVGGIIVMRQGMNALNVINGVKQKLREIAPSLPPGVQIMTGYDRSDLIDASIKTLQRDLLEEAIIVSLVIIVFLFHFRSALIAILALPIAVLMSFIPMYWLGVSSNIMSLGGIALAVGVLVDASIVMVENGYRHLSERQENDASPVSEPERHTILINAAKQVGPALFFSLIIIVVSFMPVFLLEAQEGRMFRPLAWTKTLAVGSSSILAITLVPVLMVMLIRGRLRPERANPISRVTQAIYLPILKFCLRHRWLTIVVNLIFLLVTFPLASRLGSQFMPALFEGSALYMPTALPGISIEQAKGLLQQQDRILRSFPEVASVFGAVGRSDSATDNAPLDMYDTTLMLKPREEWPAGMTYEKLIQQMDEKLQFPGLSNTWTSPVENRLDMELTGIKTPLGMKVQGPNVDGIQQLASQLQTVLSGLPQVRSVFAEKVAQGFYVNVEVKREEAARYGLTIADVQTAVSSGIGGQNIAENIEGRERYPINVRYQRDFRDNVEKMRGVLIGTPSGAQIPLGQVAKISFTHGPAMIRDEDGALTGYIYIDLKNSDYGGFVAQANKLIHSKLALPANYTFQWSGEYELELRAKQRLQLILPVVFFVIFMLLYLVFHSVAEALVLIFPTIYAMSGGLLLQWFLHYNFSVAVAVGYIALFGIAVETGVVMVVYLHEALEHKLQSGKTLTNADIEEAAIEGAVHRLRPKLMTVCAVLASLVPILWESGIGSDVMKPIAAPIVGGMITSTIHVLILVPVFFVMMKERALRKGRLHAKNQITDQTQPLQPVIQGEL; this is encoded by the coding sequence ATGCTTTCCAGAATAATTGACGTTTGCGCACGCAATCGCTTCCTGGTCTTCACCGCAGTCTTGCTGCTCACACTTGCTGGCATCTGGTCGTTGCAGCATGTACCGCTGGACGCACTGCCGGACATCTCGGACGTGCAGGTGATCGTTCATACGGGCTGGGCGGGCGAGCCCCCCGATGTCATCGAAGACCAGGTGACTTACCCCATCGTCACAAGCCTGTTGGCTGCCCCGCATGTCAAGGCTGTCCGCGCGCAGACCATGTTAGGGGACTCTTACGTTTATGTAGTGTTTGAGGACGGCACGGACCTCTACTGGGCGCGTTCGCGGGTCATCGAATATCTGCAACAGATCAGCGGGCGTCTCCCGGAGAACGTGCATCCTTCGATTGGCCCCGATGCGACGGGCGCAGGTTGGGTGTATGAGTACGCCATCGTCGACAAGAGCGGCAAACACAGTCTTGCCGACTTGCGCAGCTTGCAGGACTGGCATCTGCGCTATGCGCTGGAGACCGTGCCGGGAGTTGCTGAGGTCGCTAGCATTGGTGGCTTCGTCCGGCAGTATCAGGTGCAGCTCGATCCCAACAAGTTACGCGCCTATGGCATTCCGCTGTCTACCGTCATCGACAAAGTAAAGATGAGCACGAATGAAGTTGGCGGTCGCGTTCTTAACTTGAGCGGCGCGGACTACATGATCCGCGGTCTGGGCTATCTGCGCTCCCTGGATGATCTCGCTTCGGTTGCCGTCGGCAGCAAGAATGGAACCCCTGTCCTGATGCGCGATTTGGGAACGGTGACCTTCGGCCCTGATATCCGCGAAGGAGTTGCCGAGTGGAATGGAGACGGAGAAACGGTCGGCGGGATCATTGTCATGCGCCAAGGCATGAATGCGTTGAACGTCATCAACGGAGTGAAGCAGAAGCTGCGTGAGATTGCGCCCTCGCTGCCACCCGGCGTCCAGATCATGACGGGATACGATCGTTCCGATTTGATCGATGCGTCGATCAAAACCCTCCAGCGCGATCTGCTCGAAGAAGCCATTATCGTCAGCCTGGTAATTATTGTCTTCCTGTTTCATTTCCGCTCTGCGCTCATTGCAATTCTTGCCTTGCCTATCGCGGTGTTGATGTCTTTCATCCCGATGTACTGGCTGGGAGTGAGTTCAAACATCATGTCTCTGGGCGGCATCGCCTTAGCGGTTGGCGTGCTCGTCGATGCCTCGATTGTGATGGTCGAAAATGGCTATCGCCATCTATCGGAGCGGCAGGAAAACGATGCCAGCCCAGTATCGGAACCCGAGCGGCACACCATTCTTATCAACGCAGCCAAGCAGGTTGGCCCAGCGCTCTTTTTTTCACTGATTATCATCGTCGTATCGTTTATGCCGGTCTTCCTGCTCGAAGCGCAGGAAGGACGCATGTTTCGCCCACTGGCATGGACCAAGACCCTTGCAGTCGGCTCTTCCTCCATCCTTGCCATCACACTCGTGCCGGTACTGATGGTGATGCTGATTCGGGGCCGTTTGCGGCCAGAACGTGCCAATCCAATTTCGCGTGTCACGCAGGCGATTTACCTGCCAATCCTGAAATTCTGCCTGCGACATCGCTGGCTCACCATTGTGGTCAATCTGATCTTCCTGCTGGTCACCTTTCCACTTGCATCCCGTTTGGGCAGCCAGTTCATGCCGGCTCTCTTTGAAGGCTCCGCCCTCTATATGCCGACTGCTCTTCCCGGCATCTCCATTGAACAGGCGAAGGGTCTCCTGCAGCAGCAGGACCGGATTCTTCGCAGCTTCCCGGAAGTGGCCAGTGTGTTTGGTGCGGTCGGTAGATCAGACAGCGCAACCGATAATGCACCACTGGATATGTATGACACCACACTGATGCTCAAGCCGCGGGAGGAATGGCCCGCTGGGATGACCTACGAAAAGCTTATTCAGCAGATGGATGAGAAGCTTCAGTTTCCGGGGCTCTCGAATACCTGGACAAGTCCGGTCGAAAACCGTCTGGACATGGAGCTAACCGGCATCAAGACACCGTTGGGCATGAAGGTGCAGGGGCCAAATGTGGATGGCATTCAGCAGTTGGCTTCGCAACTTCAGACTGTTCTCTCAGGACTGCCGCAGGTGCGATCTGTCTTCGCTGAAAAGGTCGCGCAAGGTTTCTACGTTAATGTCGAGGTCAAACGAGAGGAGGCGGCCCGCTACGGTCTCACGATCGCGGATGTACAGACAGCGGTTTCATCCGGCATCGGTGGACAGAATATTGCAGAAAATATCGAAGGGCGCGAGCGTTATCCGATCAATGTTCGCTACCAGAGAGACTTCCGCGACAATGTTGAAAAGATGCGTGGGGTGCTGATCGGGACGCCGTCCGGCGCGCAGATCCCGTTAGGTCAGGTAGCGAAGATCTCCTTCACGCACGGCCCGGCCATGATCCGGGACGAAGACGGTGCGCTGACGGGATACATCTACATTGATCTCAAGAACTCCGACTACGGTGGCTTCGTTGCACAGGCAAACAAACTCATTCACAGTAAACTCGCGTTGCCAGCAAACTACACCTTTCAGTGGTCTGGAGAATATGAACTCGAACTCCGCGCCAAACAACGTCTGCAACTGATTCTTCCGGTAGTCTTTTTTGTGATTTTCATGCTGCTGTACCTGGTCTTTCACTCAGTCGCTGAAGCCCTTGTTCTTATCTTTCCAACCATCTATGCGATGAGTGGAGGGTTACTCCTGCAATGGTTTCTCCACTACAACTTCAGCGTCGCAGTGGCGGTCGGTTACATTGCCCTCTTTGGCATCGCAGTGGAGACCGGCGTCGTCATGGTGGTTTATCTCCATGAAGCGCTCGAACATAAGCTGCAATCCGGGAAGACGTTGACGAATGCCGATATCGAGGAGGCGGCCATTGAAGGCGCTGTTCATCGTTTGAGGCCAAAGCTCATGACAGTCTGCGCCGTTCTCGCCAGCCTGGTTCCGATCCTCTGGGAATCCGGCATTGGCTCCGATGTGATGAAGCCGATTGCAGCACCTATCGTCGGCGGCATGATTACTTCCACCATCCACGTCCTGATTTTGGTTCCCGTCTTCTTCGTCATGATGAAGGAACGAGCATTACGGAAAGGACGCCTCCACGCGAAGAACCAAATCACCGATCAAACTCAACCCCTTCAACCAGTAATTCAAGGAGAACTCTAA
- a CDS encoding cation transporter, with translation MNLACSPPTNTARQVAWLQVVTLAWMLIECGVSVYGAISAHSSALLAFGADSFVELLSATVVLLAIVPSFPLTRDRAARLTGILLFVLAGAVALVTFLAFVSGVTPKTSCSGIVITLAALVVMPVLAWAKRKTARLTNNRALAADAVQSATCAYLAAVTLAGLAINAIWHIHWVDSAAALLALPILVIEGRRALRGESCGC, from the coding sequence GTGAACTTAGCCTGTTCCCCGCCTACGAACACGGCACGCCAAGTAGCCTGGCTGCAGGTCGTCACGCTGGCATGGATGTTGATTGAGTGCGGGGTGTCTGTCTATGGAGCCATCTCAGCGCATAGCTCCGCGTTGCTGGCATTCGGCGCAGATAGCTTTGTAGAATTGCTGTCTGCAACCGTGGTTCTGCTAGCGATTGTTCCGTCGTTTCCGCTCACAAGAGACCGTGCCGCACGGCTGACTGGAATCCTGCTTTTTGTCCTTGCAGGAGCAGTGGCGCTCGTGACGTTCCTTGCGTTCGTGTCTGGTGTCACTCCAAAGACGAGCTGCAGTGGCATAGTCATCACACTTGCTGCCCTTGTCGTGATGCCCGTCCTGGCCTGGGCAAAGCGTAAAACGGCGCGGCTTACAAACAACCGAGCCTTGGCTGCGGATGCGGTGCAGTCAGCGACCTGTGCCTACCTGGCCGCTGTGACTTTGGCGGGACTAGCCATCAATGCCATTTGGCACATACATTGGGTGGATTCAGCCGCGGCGCTCCTTGCGTTGCCCATCCTGGTCATCGAGGGACGGCGGGCTTTACGCGGTGAGAGTTGTGGTTGCTGA